The proteins below come from a single Vanessa tameamea isolate UH-Manoa-2023 chromosome 15, ilVanTame1 primary haplotype, whole genome shotgun sequence genomic window:
- the Corest gene encoding REST corepressor 3 isoform X2 yields the protein MVLAERSNDVRNGKRSRGPSPNGHGSPDSSSEDENVVPFAAEKIRVGRDYQAVCPELEPLEQRKPDQISDRALLVWSPTSDISDIKLDEYITIAKEKYGYNGEQALGMLFWHKHDLNRASMDLANFTPFPDEWTVEDKVLFEQAFQFHGKSFHRIRQMLPDKSIASLVKYYYSWKKTRARTSLMDVVSEGRNPTGSGSGKRESGAGSEPGGSDKDSDNDEKKWTLHRGIVRGGKPLPGGGPSLRAGQQGEGEGGGEAGKWCTVCGILCSQTTPHNSHKLCQACLVHARRTGTMRPLCGPSGRRGPGSKQQRYKHRLPRGIYINHDDLVAMATGPQPGEPAQPGLVNQGEAMLKAMDREIISLKRQVQQNKQQLSAMKRKVGDAGVEELRPGEPPAKINSRWTNDELLMAVTAVRKYGKDFQAIAETLGTKTEAHIRTFFISYRRRYNLDAVLREHEADRGSANHIQAGTTSTESTDNDVDNSNANNGTGSPQTNTKDEKTEVDSEGVAIGASAEQGGPPTTPPKHKPSK from the exons ATGGTTTTGGCTGAAAGAAGTAATGATGTTCGAAACGGGAAGCGTTCGAGAGGGCCAAGCCCGAATGGTCACGGCAGCCCTGATTCTAGTTCTGAAGACGAAAACG TAGTGCCATTTGCAGCTGAAAAAATAAGAGTGGGGCGTGATTACCAGGCAGTTTGTCCTGAGTTGGAACCCTTGGAGCAAAGAAAACCTGATCAAATATCAGACAGAGCTTTACTTGTTTGGTCACCAACTTCTGATATATCAGAtattaaat tgGATGAGTACATTACTAtagcaaaagaaaaatatggtTATAATGGTGAACAGGCACTAGGTATGTTGTTCTGGCATAAGCATGATCTCAATCGAGCTTCCATGGACCTTGCTAATTTTACACCCTTTCCTGATGAATGGACAGTGGAGGACAAAGTGCTGTTTGAACAAGCTTTTCAGTTTCATGGTAAAAGTTTTCACAGAATAAGACAAATG TTGCCAGACAAGTCAATTGCATcactagtaaaatattattattcatggaAAAAGACAAGAGCTCGTACATCTTTGATGGATGTTGTGAGTGAAGGTCGTAATCCTACAGGCTCTGGAAGTGGGAAGAGAGAATCTGGGGCAGGTTCAGAACCAGGTGGTTCAGATAAAGATTCTGATAATGATGAAAAG AAGTGGACTTTACATCGTGGTATTGTCCGCGGAGGCAAGCCTCTGCCGGGCGGCGGGCCCTCGCTTCGCGCCGGCCAGCAAGGCGAG GGCGAGGGCGGCGGCGAAGCGGGCAAGTGGTGCACCGTCTGCGGCATTCTGTGCTCGCAGACCACGCCGCACAACTCGCACAAGTTGTGCCAGGCATGCCTCGTGCACGCCAG ACGCACCGGCACGATGAGACCGCTGTGCGGGCCCTCGGGGCGTCGCGGGCCCGGCTCGAAACAGCAGCGGTACAAGCACCGCCTGCCGCGAGGCATTTACATCAATCACGACGATCTCGTGGCCATGGCCACCGGCCCGCAGCCCGGCGAGCCCGCGCAGCCCGGCCTTGTCAATCAGGGGGAGGCTATGCTCAAAGCCATGGACAGAGAGATTATCTCGCTCAAGAGACAA gttcaacaaaataaacagCAGTTAAGTGCTATGAAACGCAAAGTAGGAGATGCAGGCGTAGAGGAGTTGCGACCCGGCGAACCGCCCGCAAAGATTAATTCGCGCTGGACTAATGACGAATTACTGATGGCAGTCACGGCTGTCAGAAAATATG GTAAAGATTTCCAAGCTATTGCTGAAACACTGGGCACTAAGACAGAAGCACACATCCGCACGTTCTTTATTTCCTATCGCCGTCGATATAATCTAGACGCAGTCCTGCGAGAGCACGAAGCTGACCGCGGGAGCGCTAATCACATACAAGctg GTACAACAAGCACAGAATCTACTGACAATGATGTGGATAACAGTAATGCCAACAATGGTACCGGTTCTCCACAAACAAATACAAAGGATGAGAAA ACCGAAGTGGACAGCGAGGGCGTCGCCATCGGCGCGTCTGCGGAGCAAGGCGGTCCGCCCACCACGCCGCCCAAGCACAAGCCGAGCAAGTGA
- the Corest gene encoding REST corepressor isoform X1, with protein MVLAERSNDVRNGKRSRGPSPNGHGSPDSSSEDENVVPFAAEKIRVGRDYQAVCPELEPLEQRKPDQISDRALLVWSPTSDISDIKLDEYITIAKEKYGYNGEQALGMLFWHKHDLNRASMDLANFTPFPDEWTVEDKVLFEQAFQFHGKSFHRIRQMLPDKSIASLVKYYYSWKKTRARTSLMDVVSEGRNPTGSGSGKRESGAGSEPGGSDKDSDNDEKKWTLHRGIVRGGKPLPGGGPSLRAGQQGEGEGGGEAGKWCTVCGILCSQTTPHNSHKLCQACLVHARRTGTMRPLCGPSGRRGPGSKQQRYKHRLPRGIYINHDDLVAMATGPQPGEPAQPGLVNQGEAMLKAMDREIISLKRQVQQNKQQLSAMKRKVGDAGVEELRPGEPPAKINSRWTNDELLMAVTAVRKYGKDFQAIAETLGTKTEAHIRTFFISYRRRYNLDAVLREHEADRGSANHIQAAGTTSTESTDNDVDNSNANNGTGSPQTNTKDEKTEVDSEGVAIGASAEQGGPPTTPPKHKPSK; from the exons ATGGTTTTGGCTGAAAGAAGTAATGATGTTCGAAACGGGAAGCGTTCGAGAGGGCCAAGCCCGAATGGTCACGGCAGCCCTGATTCTAGTTCTGAAGACGAAAACG TAGTGCCATTTGCAGCTGAAAAAATAAGAGTGGGGCGTGATTACCAGGCAGTTTGTCCTGAGTTGGAACCCTTGGAGCAAAGAAAACCTGATCAAATATCAGACAGAGCTTTACTTGTTTGGTCACCAACTTCTGATATATCAGAtattaaat tgGATGAGTACATTACTAtagcaaaagaaaaatatggtTATAATGGTGAACAGGCACTAGGTATGTTGTTCTGGCATAAGCATGATCTCAATCGAGCTTCCATGGACCTTGCTAATTTTACACCCTTTCCTGATGAATGGACAGTGGAGGACAAAGTGCTGTTTGAACAAGCTTTTCAGTTTCATGGTAAAAGTTTTCACAGAATAAGACAAATG TTGCCAGACAAGTCAATTGCATcactagtaaaatattattattcatggaAAAAGACAAGAGCTCGTACATCTTTGATGGATGTTGTGAGTGAAGGTCGTAATCCTACAGGCTCTGGAAGTGGGAAGAGAGAATCTGGGGCAGGTTCAGAACCAGGTGGTTCAGATAAAGATTCTGATAATGATGAAAAG AAGTGGACTTTACATCGTGGTATTGTCCGCGGAGGCAAGCCTCTGCCGGGCGGCGGGCCCTCGCTTCGCGCCGGCCAGCAAGGCGAG GGCGAGGGCGGCGGCGAAGCGGGCAAGTGGTGCACCGTCTGCGGCATTCTGTGCTCGCAGACCACGCCGCACAACTCGCACAAGTTGTGCCAGGCATGCCTCGTGCACGCCAG ACGCACCGGCACGATGAGACCGCTGTGCGGGCCCTCGGGGCGTCGCGGGCCCGGCTCGAAACAGCAGCGGTACAAGCACCGCCTGCCGCGAGGCATTTACATCAATCACGACGATCTCGTGGCCATGGCCACCGGCCCGCAGCCCGGCGAGCCCGCGCAGCCCGGCCTTGTCAATCAGGGGGAGGCTATGCTCAAAGCCATGGACAGAGAGATTATCTCGCTCAAGAGACAA gttcaacaaaataaacagCAGTTAAGTGCTATGAAACGCAAAGTAGGAGATGCAGGCGTAGAGGAGTTGCGACCCGGCGAACCGCCCGCAAAGATTAATTCGCGCTGGACTAATGACGAATTACTGATGGCAGTCACGGCTGTCAGAAAATATG GTAAAGATTTCCAAGCTATTGCTGAAACACTGGGCACTAAGACAGAAGCACACATCCGCACGTTCTTTATTTCCTATCGCCGTCGATATAATCTAGACGCAGTCCTGCGAGAGCACGAAGCTGACCGCGGGAGCGCTAATCACATACAAGctg CAGGTACAACAAGCACAGAATCTACTGACAATGATGTGGATAACAGTAATGCCAACAATGGTACCGGTTCTCCACAAACAAATACAAAGGATGAGAAA ACCGAAGTGGACAGCGAGGGCGTCGCCATCGGCGCGTCTGCGGAGCAAGGCGGTCCGCCCACCACGCCGCCCAAGCACAAGCCGAGCAAGTGA
- the Corest gene encoding REST corepressor 1 isoform X4, which yields MVLAERSNDVRNGKRSRGPSPNGHGSPDSSSEDENVVPFAAEKIRVGRDYQAVCPELEPLEQRKPDQISDRALLVWSPTSDISDIKLDEYITIAKEKYGYNGEQALGMLFWHKHDLNRASMDLANFTPFPDEWTVEDKVLFEQAFQFHGKSFHRIRQMLPDKSIASLVKYYYSWKKTRARTSLMDVVSEGRNPTGSGSGKRESGAGSEPGGSDKDSDNDEKGEGGGEAGKWCTVCGILCSQTTPHNSHKLCQACLVHARRTGTMRPLCGPSGRRGPGSKQQRYKHRLPRGIYINHDDLVAMATGPQPGEPAQPGLVNQGEAMLKAMDREIISLKRQVQQNKQQLSAMKRKVGDAGVEELRPGEPPAKINSRWTNDELLMAVTAVRKYGKDFQAIAETLGTKTEAHIRTFFISYRRRYNLDAVLREHEADRGSANHIQAAGTTSTESTDNDVDNSNANNGTGSPQTNTKDEKTEVDSEGVAIGASAEQGGPPTTPPKHKPSK from the exons ATGGTTTTGGCTGAAAGAAGTAATGATGTTCGAAACGGGAAGCGTTCGAGAGGGCCAAGCCCGAATGGTCACGGCAGCCCTGATTCTAGTTCTGAAGACGAAAACG TAGTGCCATTTGCAGCTGAAAAAATAAGAGTGGGGCGTGATTACCAGGCAGTTTGTCCTGAGTTGGAACCCTTGGAGCAAAGAAAACCTGATCAAATATCAGACAGAGCTTTACTTGTTTGGTCACCAACTTCTGATATATCAGAtattaaat tgGATGAGTACATTACTAtagcaaaagaaaaatatggtTATAATGGTGAACAGGCACTAGGTATGTTGTTCTGGCATAAGCATGATCTCAATCGAGCTTCCATGGACCTTGCTAATTTTACACCCTTTCCTGATGAATGGACAGTGGAGGACAAAGTGCTGTTTGAACAAGCTTTTCAGTTTCATGGTAAAAGTTTTCACAGAATAAGACAAATG TTGCCAGACAAGTCAATTGCATcactagtaaaatattattattcatggaAAAAGACAAGAGCTCGTACATCTTTGATGGATGTTGTGAGTGAAGGTCGTAATCCTACAGGCTCTGGAAGTGGGAAGAGAGAATCTGGGGCAGGTTCAGAACCAGGTGGTTCAGATAAAGATTCTGATAATGATGAAAAG GGCGAGGGCGGCGGCGAAGCGGGCAAGTGGTGCACCGTCTGCGGCATTCTGTGCTCGCAGACCACGCCGCACAACTCGCACAAGTTGTGCCAGGCATGCCTCGTGCACGCCAG ACGCACCGGCACGATGAGACCGCTGTGCGGGCCCTCGGGGCGTCGCGGGCCCGGCTCGAAACAGCAGCGGTACAAGCACCGCCTGCCGCGAGGCATTTACATCAATCACGACGATCTCGTGGCCATGGCCACCGGCCCGCAGCCCGGCGAGCCCGCGCAGCCCGGCCTTGTCAATCAGGGGGAGGCTATGCTCAAAGCCATGGACAGAGAGATTATCTCGCTCAAGAGACAA gttcaacaaaataaacagCAGTTAAGTGCTATGAAACGCAAAGTAGGAGATGCAGGCGTAGAGGAGTTGCGACCCGGCGAACCGCCCGCAAAGATTAATTCGCGCTGGACTAATGACGAATTACTGATGGCAGTCACGGCTGTCAGAAAATATG GTAAAGATTTCCAAGCTATTGCTGAAACACTGGGCACTAAGACAGAAGCACACATCCGCACGTTCTTTATTTCCTATCGCCGTCGATATAATCTAGACGCAGTCCTGCGAGAGCACGAAGCTGACCGCGGGAGCGCTAATCACATACAAGctg CAGGTACAACAAGCACAGAATCTACTGACAATGATGTGGATAACAGTAATGCCAACAATGGTACCGGTTCTCCACAAACAAATACAAAGGATGAGAAA ACCGAAGTGGACAGCGAGGGCGTCGCCATCGGCGCGTCTGCGGAGCAAGGCGGTCCGCCCACCACGCCGCCCAAGCACAAGCCGAGCAAGTGA
- the Corest gene encoding REST corepressor 1 isoform X5, with protein sequence MVLAERSNDVRNGKRSRGPSPNGHGSPDSSSEDENVVPFAAEKIRVGRDYQAVCPELEPLEQRKPDQISDRALLVWSPTSDISDIKLDEYITIAKEKYGYNGEQALGMLFWHKHDLNRASMDLANFTPFPDEWTVEDKVLFEQAFQFHGKSFHRIRQMLPDKSIASLVKYYYSWKKTRARTSLMDVVSEGRNPTGSGSGKRESGAGSEPGGSDKDSDNDEKGEGGGEAGKWCTVCGILCSQTTPHNSHKLCQACLVHARRTGTMRPLCGPSGRRGPGSKQQRYKHRLPRGIYINHDDLVAMATGPQPGEPAQPGLVNQGEAMLKAMDREIISLKRQVQQNKQQLSAMKRKVGDAGVEELRPGEPPAKINSRWTNDELLMAVTAVRKYGKDFQAIAETLGTKTEAHIRTFFISYRRRYNLDAVLREHEADRGSANHIQAGTTSTESTDNDVDNSNANNGTGSPQTNTKDEKTEVDSEGVAIGASAEQGGPPTTPPKHKPSK encoded by the exons ATGGTTTTGGCTGAAAGAAGTAATGATGTTCGAAACGGGAAGCGTTCGAGAGGGCCAAGCCCGAATGGTCACGGCAGCCCTGATTCTAGTTCTGAAGACGAAAACG TAGTGCCATTTGCAGCTGAAAAAATAAGAGTGGGGCGTGATTACCAGGCAGTTTGTCCTGAGTTGGAACCCTTGGAGCAAAGAAAACCTGATCAAATATCAGACAGAGCTTTACTTGTTTGGTCACCAACTTCTGATATATCAGAtattaaat tgGATGAGTACATTACTAtagcaaaagaaaaatatggtTATAATGGTGAACAGGCACTAGGTATGTTGTTCTGGCATAAGCATGATCTCAATCGAGCTTCCATGGACCTTGCTAATTTTACACCCTTTCCTGATGAATGGACAGTGGAGGACAAAGTGCTGTTTGAACAAGCTTTTCAGTTTCATGGTAAAAGTTTTCACAGAATAAGACAAATG TTGCCAGACAAGTCAATTGCATcactagtaaaatattattattcatggaAAAAGACAAGAGCTCGTACATCTTTGATGGATGTTGTGAGTGAAGGTCGTAATCCTACAGGCTCTGGAAGTGGGAAGAGAGAATCTGGGGCAGGTTCAGAACCAGGTGGTTCAGATAAAGATTCTGATAATGATGAAAAG GGCGAGGGCGGCGGCGAAGCGGGCAAGTGGTGCACCGTCTGCGGCATTCTGTGCTCGCAGACCACGCCGCACAACTCGCACAAGTTGTGCCAGGCATGCCTCGTGCACGCCAG ACGCACCGGCACGATGAGACCGCTGTGCGGGCCCTCGGGGCGTCGCGGGCCCGGCTCGAAACAGCAGCGGTACAAGCACCGCCTGCCGCGAGGCATTTACATCAATCACGACGATCTCGTGGCCATGGCCACCGGCCCGCAGCCCGGCGAGCCCGCGCAGCCCGGCCTTGTCAATCAGGGGGAGGCTATGCTCAAAGCCATGGACAGAGAGATTATCTCGCTCAAGAGACAA gttcaacaaaataaacagCAGTTAAGTGCTATGAAACGCAAAGTAGGAGATGCAGGCGTAGAGGAGTTGCGACCCGGCGAACCGCCCGCAAAGATTAATTCGCGCTGGACTAATGACGAATTACTGATGGCAGTCACGGCTGTCAGAAAATATG GTAAAGATTTCCAAGCTATTGCTGAAACACTGGGCACTAAGACAGAAGCACACATCCGCACGTTCTTTATTTCCTATCGCCGTCGATATAATCTAGACGCAGTCCTGCGAGAGCACGAAGCTGACCGCGGGAGCGCTAATCACATACAAGctg GTACAACAAGCACAGAATCTACTGACAATGATGTGGATAACAGTAATGCCAACAATGGTACCGGTTCTCCACAAACAAATACAAAGGATGAGAAA ACCGAAGTGGACAGCGAGGGCGTCGCCATCGGCGCGTCTGCGGAGCAAGGCGGTCCGCCCACCACGCCGCCCAAGCACAAGCCGAGCAAGTGA
- the Corest gene encoding REST corepressor isoform X3, with amino-acid sequence MVLAERSNDVRNGKRSRGPSPNGHGSPDSSSEDENAEKIRVGRDYQAVCPELEPLEQRKPDQISDRALLVWSPTSDISDIKLDEYITIAKEKYGYNGEQALGMLFWHKHDLNRASMDLANFTPFPDEWTVEDKVLFEQAFQFHGKSFHRIRQMLPDKSIASLVKYYYSWKKTRARTSLMDVVSEGRNPTGSGSGKRESGAGSEPGGSDKDSDNDEKKWTLHRGIVRGGKPLPGGGPSLRAGQQGEGEGGGEAGKWCTVCGILCSQTTPHNSHKLCQACLVHARRTGTMRPLCGPSGRRGPGSKQQRYKHRLPRGIYINHDDLVAMATGPQPGEPAQPGLVNQGEAMLKAMDREIISLKRQVQQNKQQLSAMKRKVGDAGVEELRPGEPPAKINSRWTNDELLMAVTAVRKYGKDFQAIAETLGTKTEAHIRTFFISYRRRYNLDAVLREHEADRGSANHIQAAGTTSTESTDNDVDNSNANNGTGSPQTNTKDEKTEVDSEGVAIGASAEQGGPPTTPPKHKPSK; translated from the exons ATGGTTTTGGCTGAAAGAAGTAATGATGTTCGAAACGGGAAGCGTTCGAGAGGGCCAAGCCCGAATGGTCACGGCAGCCCTGATTCTAGTTCTGAAGACGAAAACG CTGAAAAAATAAGAGTGGGGCGTGATTACCAGGCAGTTTGTCCTGAGTTGGAACCCTTGGAGCAAAGAAAACCTGATCAAATATCAGACAGAGCTTTACTTGTTTGGTCACCAACTTCTGATATATCAGAtattaaat tgGATGAGTACATTACTAtagcaaaagaaaaatatggtTATAATGGTGAACAGGCACTAGGTATGTTGTTCTGGCATAAGCATGATCTCAATCGAGCTTCCATGGACCTTGCTAATTTTACACCCTTTCCTGATGAATGGACAGTGGAGGACAAAGTGCTGTTTGAACAAGCTTTTCAGTTTCATGGTAAAAGTTTTCACAGAATAAGACAAATG TTGCCAGACAAGTCAATTGCATcactagtaaaatattattattcatggaAAAAGACAAGAGCTCGTACATCTTTGATGGATGTTGTGAGTGAAGGTCGTAATCCTACAGGCTCTGGAAGTGGGAAGAGAGAATCTGGGGCAGGTTCAGAACCAGGTGGTTCAGATAAAGATTCTGATAATGATGAAAAG AAGTGGACTTTACATCGTGGTATTGTCCGCGGAGGCAAGCCTCTGCCGGGCGGCGGGCCCTCGCTTCGCGCCGGCCAGCAAGGCGAG GGCGAGGGCGGCGGCGAAGCGGGCAAGTGGTGCACCGTCTGCGGCATTCTGTGCTCGCAGACCACGCCGCACAACTCGCACAAGTTGTGCCAGGCATGCCTCGTGCACGCCAG ACGCACCGGCACGATGAGACCGCTGTGCGGGCCCTCGGGGCGTCGCGGGCCCGGCTCGAAACAGCAGCGGTACAAGCACCGCCTGCCGCGAGGCATTTACATCAATCACGACGATCTCGTGGCCATGGCCACCGGCCCGCAGCCCGGCGAGCCCGCGCAGCCCGGCCTTGTCAATCAGGGGGAGGCTATGCTCAAAGCCATGGACAGAGAGATTATCTCGCTCAAGAGACAA gttcaacaaaataaacagCAGTTAAGTGCTATGAAACGCAAAGTAGGAGATGCAGGCGTAGAGGAGTTGCGACCCGGCGAACCGCCCGCAAAGATTAATTCGCGCTGGACTAATGACGAATTACTGATGGCAGTCACGGCTGTCAGAAAATATG GTAAAGATTTCCAAGCTATTGCTGAAACACTGGGCACTAAGACAGAAGCACACATCCGCACGTTCTTTATTTCCTATCGCCGTCGATATAATCTAGACGCAGTCCTGCGAGAGCACGAAGCTGACCGCGGGAGCGCTAATCACATACAAGctg CAGGTACAACAAGCACAGAATCTACTGACAATGATGTGGATAACAGTAATGCCAACAATGGTACCGGTTCTCCACAAACAAATACAAAGGATGAGAAA ACCGAAGTGGACAGCGAGGGCGTCGCCATCGGCGCGTCTGCGGAGCAAGGCGGTCCGCCCACCACGCCGCCCAAGCACAAGCCGAGCAAGTGA